From Cecembia calidifontis, one genomic window encodes:
- the hutG gene encoding formimidoylglutamase, producing the protein MSIYQPTPPSLWSGRDAGTTAYWHQAVTCLDYPEIPSGIPEKKIAIVGYAGDEGVRRNQGRPGTALGPDQIRKMMGPMAYHLPESLRVYDLGNFITVGDQMEETHRQLYATIKNLLSEKVFPLILGGGHDLAFPHGKAAIEHCLDKGEKLGIINLDAHFDLRSKVDGKGHSGSPFFQLAESYPKDFHYLCLGLQRAATPQELFDQAISCKTAWVEIEDFNMSNWHQIVQVIDNFCQQVNKIYLSIDLDGFSSAYAPGVSAPSPWGFSPELAAKVIQWIAGTGKLMTLDIVELNPHVDIDNATARLASRCAEYTLRNIFSH; encoded by the coding sequence ATGTCTATCTACCAACCTACACCTCCTTCCCTATGGTCAGGCAGAGATGCTGGGACTACAGCATATTGGCATCAGGCTGTTACCTGCCTTGATTACCCTGAAATCCCATCAGGAATACCAGAAAAAAAAATAGCCATAGTAGGCTATGCAGGAGATGAAGGGGTAAGACGGAATCAAGGGAGACCAGGGACAGCTCTGGGACCAGATCAGATCCGGAAAATGATGGGACCTATGGCATATCACTTACCTGAATCCCTCCGGGTATATGATTTGGGAAATTTCATAACCGTGGGGGATCAAATGGAAGAAACCCATAGACAACTCTATGCCACAATCAAAAATCTGCTTTCCGAAAAAGTATTCCCCTTAATTCTGGGAGGAGGTCATGACCTGGCCTTTCCCCATGGAAAGGCAGCAATAGAACACTGCCTGGACAAAGGCGAAAAACTTGGAATCATCAATCTAGATGCCCATTTTGACCTCAGATCAAAAGTGGACGGGAAAGGTCACTCCGGATCCCCTTTTTTTCAATTAGCTGAAAGCTATCCAAAAGATTTTCATTACCTCTGCCTTGGATTGCAGCGTGCGGCCACTCCCCAAGAACTTTTTGATCAGGCCATTTCCTGCAAGACAGCATGGGTGGAAATCGAGGACTTCAATATGTCCAATTGGCATCAGATTGTGCAGGTTATCGACAACTTCTGCCAGCAAGTCAATAAGATATACCTGAGCATCGATTTGGACGGTTTTTCTTCTGCCTATGCACCTGGGGTCAGTGCCCCTTCACCATGGGGCTTCTCTCCTGAACTGGCCGCAAAAGTTATCCAATGGATTGCCGGAACAGGTAAGTTGATGACTTTGGATATTGTGGAACTCAACCCTCACGTTGATATAGACAATGCTACCGCAAGGTTGGCCTCCCGGTGTGCAGAATACACCCTGAGAAATATTTTTTCCCATTGA
- a CDS encoding Gfo/Idh/MocA family protein: protein MKNGKEEKSCQSRRDFIKNAALASSIFIVPRHVLGGVGFTAPSDQLNLAAIGAGGKGISDIKNASVNGRERVVALCDVDFSGSAKQSIENFPKAKLYADYREMLDKEKNIDAVTISTPDHVHGPAAKYAMERGKHVYVQKPLTHNIREARLLTEMAREQKVVTQMGNQGASNPLLGMVQKWVDSGKLGKISKVQIWTNRPVWPQGFAFPQPDPSQRPDALNWDLWLGPAPEIPYTPNLHPFNWRGWWDYGTGALGDVGCHLIDIPFRTLGLHYPTAAECSVGTVFTKMWTPDYHPEGCPASSFITINFAATDKSRSPIEMTWSDGGIRPSRPEAIPADHDMGGTNSANGVLIIGENGVISTNINDSSPLMPKLYMNDGYTEFGPEKEEGDEPEYGHQRKWVDACKAGFGSKEHKELTSSFDYAGPMTETVLMGNLAIRSYMLRRPNSRGQMEFFGRRKLLWDGDNMRITNLEEANQFVGREYRPGFEV, encoded by the coding sequence ATGAAAAACGGAAAAGAGGAGAAATCATGCCAAAGCCGAAGGGATTTCATCAAAAATGCGGCACTAGCATCCTCCATATTCATCGTTCCCCGTCACGTTTTGGGCGGTGTTGGATTCACCGCGCCATCTGACCAATTAAACTTGGCCGCAATTGGTGCCGGTGGAAAAGGAATCTCAGATATCAAGAACGCATCCGTCAATGGCAGGGAAAGGGTAGTGGCCCTTTGTGATGTGGACTTTTCGGGATCTGCTAAACAGTCCATTGAAAATTTCCCAAAAGCCAAACTGTATGCCGATTACAGAGAGATGCTCGACAAGGAAAAGAATATAGATGCAGTGACCATTTCTACCCCGGACCATGTACATGGCCCGGCGGCAAAATATGCCATGGAAAGAGGGAAACATGTTTATGTTCAGAAGCCTTTAACCCATAACATCAGGGAGGCCCGTCTGCTGACAGAAATGGCCCGGGAACAAAAAGTAGTTACCCAAATGGGCAATCAAGGAGCTTCCAATCCATTATTGGGCATGGTTCAAAAATGGGTAGACAGCGGAAAACTGGGCAAAATATCCAAAGTTCAAATCTGGACCAACAGACCCGTATGGCCTCAGGGTTTTGCGTTCCCGCAGCCTGATCCCAGTCAACGGCCGGATGCCTTGAATTGGGATTTATGGTTAGGACCGGCCCCCGAGATCCCCTACACCCCAAACCTTCACCCATTCAACTGGAGAGGTTGGTGGGATTATGGTACCGGAGCCCTTGGAGATGTGGGCTGCCACTTAATTGACATCCCTTTCAGGACATTGGGCTTACATTATCCTACAGCCGCAGAATGCAGTGTGGGAACCGTTTTCACCAAAATGTGGACGCCTGATTATCATCCGGAAGGATGCCCTGCCTCCTCTTTTATCACCATCAATTTTGCAGCCACTGACAAAAGCAGGTCTCCTATTGAGATGACCTGGAGCGATGGCGGAATAAGACCATCCCGTCCGGAAGCCATACCGGCGGACCATGACATGGGAGGTACCAATTCAGCCAATGGTGTGCTGATAATAGGAGAAAATGGGGTCATTTCTACCAATATCAACGACAGCTCCCCATTGATGCCCAAATTGTATATGAATGACGGTTATACTGAATTTGGACCTGAAAAAGAGGAAGGTGACGAACCGGAATATGGCCATCAAAGAAAATGGGTGGATGCCTGCAAAGCAGGTTTCGGCTCTAAAGAGCACAAGGAACTCACTTCTTCTTTTGACTATGCCGGTCCAATGACCGAAACGGTTTTGATGGGCAATCTTGCTATCAGAAGCTACATGCTGCGCAGACCAAATAGCAGGGGTCAGATGGAGTTTTTCGGAAGAAGAAAACTACTTTGGGATGGCGACAATATGCGCATCACCAACCTGGAAGAAGCCAATCAATTTGTGGGGCGGGAATACCGGCCAGGATTTGAAGTGTAA
- a CDS encoding IS3 family transposase: MINHSLNELYRTVGVTKQAVQQAKKRQQAFDLEIAQLVILADELREDHPGCGVEKMYYTLKPEFMGRDQFCEIFMEMGYGIKKIKNYQKTTYAGLYSYPNLIEGMAINRPFQVIQTDITYFYLNGEFYYLVFIIDVYTRIIVGYSVNDNLRTEGNIKAMKMALSTLRYQPWGLIHHSDKGSQYSSKEYTSLLNKNNIHISMGNIAWENPYAERINGIIKNEYLKRWIIKDFSDLKRKVAKAVANYNSIRLHRGFKMKYTPMGFYKNILNLKAQERPTVIVYTEGRKNFLGASSPFEVCPREEPLAHDCPMEIFNEC; the protein is encoded by the coding sequence ATGATAAACCATTCGCTCAATGAACTTTATCGGACTGTTGGAGTAACCAAGCAGGCCGTTCAACAAGCCAAAAAAAGGCAGCAAGCATTCGATCTTGAAATTGCCCAACTGGTAATCCTGGCCGATGAGCTCAGGGAAGACCATCCAGGATGTGGGGTCGAAAAAATGTATTATACATTGAAACCCGAATTCATGGGAAGGGATCAATTCTGTGAAATTTTCATGGAAATGGGATATGGTATCAAAAAAATAAAAAACTACCAGAAAACCACTTACGCAGGCCTTTATTCTTATCCAAACCTTATCGAAGGTATGGCCATAAACAGACCTTTTCAGGTCATCCAAACCGATATCACTTACTTTTACCTCAATGGTGAATTCTATTATTTGGTCTTCATTATTGATGTTTATACCAGGATCATCGTGGGATATTCGGTCAACGACAACTTGCGCACAGAAGGTAATATCAAAGCTATGAAAATGGCCCTCAGTACTTTGAGATACCAGCCTTGGGGCCTGATCCACCACTCAGATAAAGGTTCCCAGTACAGTAGTAAAGAATACACCTCCTTGCTCAACAAAAACAATATCCATATCAGTATGGGAAATATCGCATGGGAAAACCCCTACGCAGAACGAATCAATGGAATCATAAAAAATGAATACCTCAAAAGGTGGATAATCAAAGATTTCAGCGACCTGAAAAGAAAAGTGGCGAAAGCTGTAGCCAACTACAACAGCATAAGACTACACAGGGGATTTAAAATGAAATACACCCCCATGGGATTTTATAAAAATATACTAAATTTAAAAGCCCAAGAAAGACCGACGGTGATTGTTTATACCGAAGGAAGAAAAAACTTCTTAGGGGCATCGAGCCCCTTCGAAGTTTGCCCAAGAGAAGAACCTCTGGCTCATGATTGCCCGATGGAAATATTTAATGAATGTTGA
- a CDS encoding DUF4199 domain-containing protein has translation MKNLKIEIKWALIFVLMQLSWMVMEKLTGLHDVHIDKHAIVTNGVAILAFLIYALALLDKRKNFYHGKMSYLQGFVAGIWISLFVTLLTPITQYLTSYWISPEYFDNMIAYTVGQGSMSQEEAEAFFNFNSYLMQSTLFAPVAGVITSAIVAIFTKKS, from the coding sequence ATGAAAAACCTTAAAATCGAAATCAAATGGGCGCTGATCTTTGTGCTCATGCAGCTTTCCTGGATGGTCATGGAGAAGCTCACAGGATTACATGATGTGCATATTGACAAACATGCCATCGTTACCAATGGGGTAGCTATTCTGGCCTTTCTGATCTATGCACTGGCGCTCTTGGACAAAAGGAAAAATTTCTACCATGGAAAGATGAGCTATCTGCAGGGATTTGTCGCGGGAATTTGGATTTCGCTATTTGTCACCCTGCTAACACCCATCACCCAATACCTTACTTCCTATTGGATCAGTCCGGAATATTTTGACAATATGATCGCCTATACTGTTGGCCAAGGAAGTATGAGTCAGGAGGAAGCCGAAGCTTTCTTTAATTTCAACAGTTACCTGATGCAAAGCACCCTTTTTGCCCCGGTGGCTGGAGTTATCACAAGTGCTATTGTGGCTATCTTCACCAAGAAGTCTTAG
- a CDS encoding SRPBCC domain-containing protein → MTKIQISTSLQINKTPIEVFEGIIDPAHMTQYFISKSSGKMEAGKILDWEFPEFPGSFPVRILSVKPFESITFEWDGDSQPLTVDINLEERNEGNSTLVKVEEKEMEANEEGLNWLKNNTAGWANFLACLKAYLEYGINLRKGAFDFMVP, encoded by the coding sequence ATGACCAAAATTCAGATTTCAACTTCCCTCCAGATCAACAAAACACCCATTGAAGTATTTGAGGGGATCATTGACCCTGCCCATATGACCCAATACTTTATCTCCAAAAGTTCAGGGAAAATGGAAGCAGGCAAAATACTGGATTGGGAGTTTCCCGAATTCCCGGGCAGTTTCCCGGTCAGAATCTTGTCTGTAAAGCCTTTTGAATCCATCACTTTTGAATGGGATGGAGACAGTCAGCCACTGACCGTGGATATTAACCTTGAAGAAAGAAATGAAGGAAACAGCACCTTGGTCAAGGTGGAAGAAAAAGAAATGGAGGCGAATGAGGAAGGGTTGAATTGGTTGAAAAACAATACTGCCGGTTGGGCCAATTTTCTGGCCTGCCTAAAGGCCTATTTGGAATATGGCATCAACCTAAGGAAAGGTGCTTTTGACTTTATGGTTCCATAA
- a CDS encoding DUF2911 domain-containing protein produces the protein MKKQVLLFAGILFVFLFGIQVESMAQLQAPAASPAAFVSQNVGFTKISIDYSSPAVKGRKIFGEIEKYGVTWRAGANAATMIEFSTPVSVGGKNLRAGKYSIFMTPEASGEWTVRLNAKGNSVFSYMKDGKIDEEALAKDDAVAIKVKAEKLPTVQERLQYSISAENNKVAKVTMTWENVSVSFMVDTQVDQKMEAFKAAF, from the coding sequence ATGAAAAAACAAGTTTTATTATTTGCCGGTATTTTATTTGTATTCCTTTTCGGAATCCAGGTTGAATCTATGGCCCAATTACAGGCCCCTGCGGCAAGCCCTGCAGCCTTTGTTTCACAGAATGTAGGATTCACCAAAATCAGCATTGACTATTCTTCCCCCGCTGTCAAGGGCAGAAAAATTTTCGGTGAGATCGAAAAATATGGGGTGACCTGGAGGGCAGGAGCCAACGCTGCCACAATGATCGAGTTCAGTACGCCGGTGAGCGTGGGTGGAAAAAACCTGAGAGCCGGAAAATATTCCATCTTTATGACCCCTGAAGCTTCTGGAGAATGGACTGTAAGATTGAATGCCAAAGGCAATTCCGTTTTCAGCTACATGAAAGATGGCAAAATCGACGAAGAAGCTTTGGCAAAAGATGATGCAGTAGCCATTAAAGTTAAGGCAGAAAAACTTCCAACAGTTCAGGAAAGATTACAGTACAGCATCTCCGCTGAGAACAACAAAGTAGCCAAAGTAACCATGACTTGGGAAAATGTTAGTGTTTCCTTCATGGTAGACACGCAAGTGGACCAAAAAATGGAAGCTTTCAAAGCAGCATTTTAA
- a CDS encoding IS4 family transposase, giving the protein MSQVKHKFLSGHPIIAQLLSLIPKELFNQVVEEENSDRYYKKLKTSDHFICIFYAVLTRNSSLREVCKNIGLIITKLIPFGMKQLPARSTLSDANRKRSYRVFEQLYKGLYSYYRASLVGNWLDIGGEVDPSRVEVFDSSTVTLFKEILKGAGRNPLNGKKKGGAKIFAKMNLAEGVPNFICIRSAATNENMFLKVMDLPEHGIAVFDKGYNRYSCFEKWDSSNRYFVTRKKDNARYEVVSEFDCTHAIDIIKDQIISLSYREKGVSRTVEARLVVYADPESGETLEFITNLKGLDALTIALLYKNRWVIEVLFKQIKQNFELRNFLSDSENGIKIQIWMALILNLLFTVLHKRIKEAEDFSTMVMVAAKNLCSYVSLEKFLLFPEAYFKSIFQKDLQNMQTQLFLSG; this is encoded by the coding sequence ATGTCTCAAGTTAAGCATAAATTTTTGTCTGGGCATCCTATCATCGCCCAACTTCTTTCTCTTATTCCCAAAGAGCTATTCAATCAGGTCGTTGAGGAAGAAAACTCGGATAGGTACTACAAGAAACTTAAAACAAGTGATCACTTTATCTGTATTTTTTATGCCGTGTTGACCAGAAACAGCAGTCTAAGAGAGGTATGCAAAAACATCGGCCTGATCATTACCAAGCTTATTCCTTTTGGAATGAAGCAGCTGCCTGCAAGGAGTACTCTTTCTGATGCAAACCGTAAGCGCAGTTATCGTGTTTTTGAGCAACTGTACAAAGGGCTGTATTCATACTATAGGGCATCTTTGGTAGGAAATTGGCTTGATATCGGTGGAGAGGTCGACCCCAGCCGTGTTGAGGTTTTTGATTCCTCAACGGTCACGCTGTTCAAGGAAATCCTCAAAGGGGCCGGACGCAATCCCCTGAACGGAAAGAAAAAAGGAGGTGCCAAGATTTTTGCTAAAATGAATCTGGCAGAAGGCGTTCCCAATTTTATATGTATCCGTTCTGCGGCCACAAATGAAAATATGTTTTTAAAAGTGATGGATCTGCCTGAGCATGGGATAGCTGTTTTCGACAAGGGATATAACCGCTATTCCTGCTTTGAAAAATGGGACAGTTCAAACAGATATTTTGTGACCAGAAAAAAAGACAATGCAAGATATGAAGTGGTCAGTGAGTTTGACTGTACGCATGCTATTGATATCATCAAGGACCAGATTATCTCACTGAGCTACAGGGAGAAGGGAGTTTCTCGGACAGTTGAGGCCAGACTGGTGGTTTATGCTGACCCTGAAAGCGGTGAAACGCTGGAATTTATCACCAATCTTAAGGGATTGGATGCATTGACCATAGCTCTTCTGTATAAGAACAGGTGGGTTATCGAAGTGCTTTTCAAGCAGATAAAGCAGAATTTTGAGCTCAGAAATTTTTTGTCGGACAGCGAGAACGGGATCAAAATCCAGATTTGGATGGCATTAATACTCAACCTGCTGTTTACAGTTCTACATAAGCGGATAAAAGAGGCTGAAGACTTCTCGACCATGGTCATGGTAGCAGCAAAAAATCTTTGCTCCTACGTCAGTCTTGAAAAGTTCTTACTTTTTCCTGAAGCTTACTTTAAAAGTATATTTCAAAAAGACCTTCAAAATATGCAAACCCAATTATTCCTCTCAGGATAG
- a CDS encoding archease: MKSLEYLSHTADVRMKIQESSEEELFRIGVEEIGRILKAEVFENPPQANEMVEISLVSLDMTTLLVEFLNEVLLHSHTRKSVFFDVQFQHIGEKEVRAKILGKRVEAFDEDIKAVTYHEAQVEKNKSGMLETLIVLDI; encoded by the coding sequence ATGAAGTCACTGGAATATTTGTCCCATACGGCAGATGTCAGGATGAAAATCCAAGAGAGTTCTGAAGAAGAACTCTTCAGGATAGGTGTGGAGGAAATTGGGAGGATTTTGAAGGCCGAGGTCTTTGAAAATCCTCCACAGGCAAATGAAATGGTAGAGATTTCTTTGGTTTCTTTGGACATGACCACGCTATTGGTGGAATTTCTGAATGAGGTACTCCTGCATTCCCATACCCGTAAATCTGTGTTTTTTGATGTGCAATTTCAGCATATTGGAGAAAAGGAGGTGAGGGCAAAAATCCTGGGGAAGAGGGTAGAAGCATTTGATGAAGACATCAAAGCGGTGACTTACCATGAAGCCCAGGTGGAGAAAAATAAATCAGGTATGCTTGAAACACTTATTGTTCTGGATATTTAG
- a CDS encoding RtcB family protein — protein sequence MELKNQLIKKSDYLWELPPHVKKGMKVPAQVYASRKILEEIGGDKSLEQLTNVAMLPGITKASIVMPDVHEGYGFPIGGIAATSWPNGGISPGGIGYDINCGVRLLTSKLTKNDLKGRGEELAKALFSRIPSGVGKGGNIPLSEKELDKVLTHGVQWALKNGYALEEDIDKIESWGRLDNADPGCVSEYAKNRGIDQLGTIGSGNHFVEVSYVDKVFDHEVARIFGLKEGQLTVLIHTGSRGLGHQVASDYMKVMIASMGKYGISVQDRELACVPFNSPEGQDYFRAMAAAANYAWCNRQVITWEIRNAWKDFFKGKDTRLDVLYDVAHNIAKVEDHIVDGKKKKLIVHRKGSTRSFGPGHPEVTDCYKDTGQPVIIPGSMGTASYVMAGTEHAMEESFGSTCHGAGRRMSCRAAQKAVNIHELEKELAERNIFVRAGSRSGVSEEAPIAYKDIDEVIEVVHQAGIAKKVARLRPLSVIKG from the coding sequence ATGGAACTAAAAAACCAATTGATAAAAAAGAGTGACTATCTATGGGAACTTCCTCCCCATGTCAAGAAGGGGATGAAGGTGCCGGCACAGGTGTACGCTTCCAGGAAGATTTTGGAAGAGATAGGAGGGGATAAATCATTGGAGCAACTGACCAATGTGGCCATGTTGCCCGGGATTACCAAGGCTTCTATCGTCATGCCGGATGTGCATGAAGGATATGGTTTTCCAATTGGGGGAATTGCTGCCACTTCTTGGCCGAATGGTGGAATATCCCCCGGGGGTATCGGTTATGATATCAATTGTGGGGTGAGACTTTTGACTTCAAAGTTGACAAAAAATGACCTGAAAGGTAGGGGAGAAGAATTGGCCAAAGCACTCTTTTCCCGGATTCCTTCAGGTGTCGGAAAGGGAGGGAATATCCCATTGAGCGAAAAGGAGCTGGACAAGGTACTTACCCATGGTGTGCAATGGGCTTTGAAAAATGGCTATGCGCTTGAGGAAGATATTGACAAGATTGAGTCTTGGGGAAGGTTGGATAATGCAGATCCCGGATGTGTTTCAGAATATGCCAAAAATCGGGGAATTGACCAATTGGGGACGATTGGTTCCGGAAACCATTTCGTGGAGGTTTCCTATGTGGATAAAGTTTTCGATCATGAAGTAGCCCGGATATTTGGTTTAAAGGAGGGGCAGTTGACGGTATTGATCCATACGGGATCCAGAGGTCTGGGCCATCAGGTCGCTTCCGATTATATGAAAGTGATGATTGCTTCCATGGGGAAGTATGGTATTTCGGTTCAGGATAGGGAGTTGGCTTGTGTGCCATTTAATTCGCCGGAAGGACAGGACTATTTTAGGGCCATGGCAGCTGCTGCCAATTATGCCTGGTGCAACAGACAGGTGATCACCTGGGAGATCCGGAATGCTTGGAAAGATTTTTTCAAAGGCAAAGATACCCGCTTGGATGTCCTGTATGATGTTGCCCATAATATTGCGAAGGTGGAAGACCACATAGTGGATGGAAAAAAGAAAAAGCTGATCGTCCACCGCAAAGGTTCTACCCGTTCTTTTGGGCCTGGACATCCCGAGGTGACAGATTGCTACAAAGATACCGGTCAGCCCGTCATTATCCCGGGGAGTATGGGCACGGCTTCCTATGTGATGGCAGGGACAGAACATGCCATGGAGGAATCCTTTGGTTCAACCTGTCATGGGGCAGGCAGGCGGATGTCCTGCAGGGCAGCTCAAAAGGCAGTCAATATCCATGAACTCGAAAAAGAACTGGCTGAAAGGAATATTTTTGTGCGGGCAGGGTCCCGTTCTGGCGTGAGTGAAGAGGCTCCGATAGCTTACAAGGATATCGATGAAGTGATCGAAGTGGTCCATCAGGCAGGAATTGCCAAAAAGGTGGCGAGGCTGAGGCCATTGTCTGTGATCAAGGGTTAG